CTGCCGGACCTTCTGTAAACTGATATTCATCGGAAACCAAGGTTAATTTTGCACCATCGGCGATAATAGACTCACCCTGAGCTAAACCGGAATAACTAAAAAGCACAACAACACTCGTGAATAAAAACTGTGAAATCGATTTCATACTTTATTACAAATTGTTCAAATACTTCATATTGTGTTCCATGCTTTCAAAAGGGGTGCTTTCATATTCTTCCTGTTCTATGAAAATATGCTTAACTCCGGATTGTTCTTTGTGTTTCATCATACTTCTCACATCTAAACCACCCTTGCCAAGTTCCGTGCTCTCCTTCTTTTCCATATTCATATCCTTTAAGTGCCATAAGGGAAATCTCCCAGGATACTTTTCAAAATAGTCCAAGGGGTCCTTGCCCGCTATGATGACCCAGCCAAGGTCTAACTCCATATGCACCAAATCGGGCTGTGTGTTATCCATTAGCACATCATATAGGATTTTCCCATTTTCAGATTCAAACTCATATTCGTGATTGTGATAACCGAATTTTACTCCCGCCATACTGCAGGCTTCTCCTGCTTTATTAAATTTTTCTGCCACTCTTTTATAATTGTCAATGGTCTGGCCTTTAGAGGGCATGGACGAACATATTAGGTACTCTTGTCCAGAGGCAACGGCCTCCTCGATGGTTTGGTCAAAGTTGGCATCTAAGTGTACATGGCCACTTTTAAGTTTCATTCCTAAACCGGCACAAGTATTTTTCATTTCGGTTGGGCTTAACCCGTAGTAATGACCTTTCTGCGACCTTGCGGTTTCAATTTCTTTTATTCCCAAACTGGCTATTTTTTCCAAGGTGCCCTTTGCATCTTTGGCCATGGCATCCCTAAAAGAATACAATTGTACTCCGTACACTTGTCTAGATTCATTGGCCCTTAGTAAATTGGGAATCAGAAATGCACCTGCAGAAACCAGGCTTGATTTTATTAAAAATTCTCTTCGCGTATTCATAAATATTTATCGGGTTATTTTAGTTTATAGCTTACAAAAGCTACTTCGGTTGAATCTGGAGACCATGAAGGGACATTTATAGTTCCTTGACCTCCAAACAGATTTGCCATCGTATTAATTTCTTTGGTTTCTAGGTTCATAATGCGCAACATCACATTCTTATTAGCAGGATGTTGATCTGCTGGCACATCCGTATTAAAAGTAACATATGCAATCCATTTACCATCTGGGGAAGGATGTGGAAACCAATCGTGCAACTCATCGGTCGTAATTTGTTCTTGATTACTTCCATCAACGTTCATACGCCAGATCTGCATGGTCCCTGTTCTGGAGGAATTAAAGTAAATTTTTTTGCCATCCGGTGCATAATCGGGACCGTCGTCAAGGCCCTTGGCGCTCGTTAATCGTAATTCCTCTCCACCCTCCACTGGGATAGTATAAATGTCATAGTTGCCATTTCGCTCCGCGCAGTAGGCCAAAGTCTTTCCATTGGGAGACCATCCATGCCAATAGGAGGGACCTTTTTCCGTAATTTTTGTAGGAGTACCTCCGTTTATGGGCAATGTATAAATGAGGGATTTTCCAGTTTCCGTTTGATCGCTGATGACCAGTTGTTTACCATCGGGAGAAATTCCGTGATCATTGTTGATGCGTCTGGCAAATCCGGTAGGTATAAGTTTTGATTGTCCTCCCGATACAGGAATACTGTAAAGTAATCCATCACTATTGTAAATCATGGTTTTTCCATCCGGGGACCAATTAGGCGCTTCTATGTGACTATTGGTCTTCAATACTATTTTTCTGTCCATAGTTCGTATGTCTATAGTTTCTAGGGTGCTCTCCAGAGTGGTAATGTCTGTCTTAGTTGAATCCTTTTGTTGGGCTTTGATTGAGGGAATTAACATATACATCATCAAAAAAATAACTGGATAAACTTTTAAACTAGACATGTTTTAGTTTTCTGGTTTTACGCCTTTTAAATGTACGAAAATTCAATGAACAATATCCTTTGAATGACACAGGCTATTTGTATTTTTAACCAAATTATGGCTATGAATTCTAGAGCATCACAATTAGCATCTTTTGACCGTTTGCTAACCATTATGGAGGAACTTCGGTTAAAATGCCCATGGGATAAAAAACAGACCATACAGACGTTACGACATCTCACTATTGAGGAAACCTATGAGCTGGGTGACGCTATTCTGGATAACGATTTGGATGAGGTAAGAAATGAACTGGGAGATCTTCTTTTACATATCGTGTTTTACGCTAAGATAGGTTCAGAAACGGATAGTTTTGATATTGGCGACGTCATCAACGGAATCTGTGAAAAGCTCATTAACCGACATCCACATATTTATGGAGATGTAACGGTATCCAACGAAGAAGAGGTAAAGCAGAACTGGGAGAAAATTAAGTTGAAGGAAGGTAAGATAAGTGTTCTGGAGGGAGTTCCAAAAAGTCTGCCTGCATTGGTCAAGGCCAACCGCATACAGGATAAGGTAGCAGGCGTAGGGTTTGATTGGGAGGAACCGGAACAAGTTTTTGAAAAGGTGCAGGAAGAATTAGCCGAATTACAGCAAGAGGTGAAAGCAGGGGATAGGGATAAGATTGAGGCAGAGTTCGGAGATGTACTATTTTCAATGATCAACTATTCCAGGTTCTTGGGTATCAATCCGGAGAATGCCCTAGAGCGCACTAACAAAAAATTTTCAAAGAGATTCAAATACTTAGAGGCGGAGGCGCTAAAAGAGGGAAAATCGTTACAGGATATGAACCTTAAAGAAATGGACGTCCATTGGGAGGCGGCCAAAAAGATAGATTAGTCCGAATAGTAGCGAAGCATAGTTCTTTTGAAACTGGGGTTTATCCGTCCTATTAATTAAAAGTATCTTTGCCTTCAAAGATTTTTTTCTTGCGCCAGTACACTAAAGAATTTCGCTATACCATAAAGTTATCCGTCCCGGTCATTTTAGGAATGTTGGGCCATACGTTCGTTCAGTTTGCTGATAATATTATGGTCGGGCAATTAGGAACCGCTGAACTAGCTGCGGTTTCTCTGGGAAACAGTTTCGTTTTTATCGCCATGTCCTTGGGCATAGGTTTTTCTACCGCAATTACGCCCTTGGTAGCAGAGGCCGATGGAGCAGGTAACAAGGATAGCGCTAAAAGTTCCCTAAAGCATGGTCTAATACTTTGCACCATGATTTCTGTAGCGTTGTTCTTGCTTATTCTTCTGGCCAAACCTTTAATGTATTTGATGAAGCAGCCCCAAGAGGTTGTTTCATTGGCCATGCCTTATCTGGATCTAGTGGCTTTATCTTTGGTTCCTTTAGTGATATTTCAAGCCTTTAAACAATTTACGGAGGGGCTATCCGAAACGCGTTACCCTATGTACGCCACGGTTATTGCCAACGTGGTCAACATAGTACTTAATTATCTTCTCATTTTTGGTTCTTTTGGCTTTCCAAAATTGGGTATAGTAGGTGCGGCCATTGGCACATTGGTTTCAAGAATTATCATGGTACTGTACATTTGGTTACTACTAAAGAACAAGAATAAGTTCCACGATTATGTAACCGGTTTCAATTTTAAAAAGATAGAAAAGCGAGTAATGCGCAAGATAATTGCCTTAGGCTTTCCTTCCGCGCTACAGATGTTCTTTGAAGTAGTTATTTTCACCGCAGCTATTTGGTTGAGCGGGGTCTTGGGCAAAAATCCCCAAGCAGCAAACCAGATTGCACTGAATTTAAGTAGCATGACGTTCATGTTCGGTATGGGCTTGGGCGTGGCGGCCATGATTAGGGTAGGCAATCAGAAAGGACTTCAAAACTTTAAAGAATTAAGAAGAATAGCCCAATCCATATTCTTCCTCACTTTTTTACTTGAAATTATTTTTGCCATCCTTTTTCTTCTAGGGAGGAATTGGTTTCCAACGCTCTACTTAGACATAAACGATGTAATGAATGTAGCGGACAACAATGAGGTTATTTATTTAGCCGCACAGCTGTTACTGGTTGCCGCTTTTTTTCAAATTTCAGACGGAGTACAAGTAGTGGTATTGGGGGCTTTACGTGGATTACAGGACGTTAAAATACCAACGCTCATAACTTTCGTTGCCTATTGGGGCATAGGTTTTCCCGTATCCTATTATTTAGGCCTGCATACAAATTTGGAGAGTATTGGTATTTGGATGGGATTGTTGACGGGGCTAACGGCATCTGCCATTATGTTGTATATTCGATTTAATTATTTGACCAGACGGCTCATATTAAAAAGAGATATATTGCATCCCTAGGGAAGTCGAAGACTTTTTGCTAAAATATGCTATTGAAAAATAAACTATGGAATTTCCAAAATTTTTACTGGGGGATAACACGGATTATCCCGATGCGATTTTCGTAATCCACACTCATTATCCGCGATTCATTATCAACTTGGAAGATGATGAGGTGGAATGGCTGGAGGAATTTTCCAAAGAGGATGAAAAAGAACTGGAATCGGAGGCGGAGAATCTAATTGAAGCAGCTACGGCTTTTTATGATAGGGAAGTTTCAAGGTACGAGGATTAGTTATCATGCTTGAAGAATTGCTACATCTGGACCAAGAGCTTTTTATTTACCTCAACGGATTGGGAAATTCTTCTTGGGATAATTTTTGGCAGTTTATTTCCAATAAATATAGCGCGCTACCCATATACCTGTTTCTTTTGATACTTACCTATCGAAAGTTTGGGCTAAAGAAGACGATTGTAGTCATTGTTAGCGTGGCCATTTTAATCACAATTTCGGACCAGTTGAGCAATTTGTTCAAGTACGGCACGACCCGCTTAAGACCGTGTCATGACCCAACAATATCCTCGGTGGTTCGCTTGGTTAAAAGTTACTGCGGGGGGCAATATGGGTATTTTTCGGCCCATGCGTCCAATTCCTTTGCCCTAGCCATTTTTTTTGGTATCCTACTAAAGTCAGAGTTTAAAAATATTAGTCTTCTTCTTTTGATATGGGCTGCATTAGTTGCCTATAGTAGAATTTATATAGGGGTACATTTTCCATTGGATATTCTTACAGGAGCTATAATCGGTTCCCTACTTGGTTGGTTATTTGCAAAGTTATATATATTTGTAATCCGGAAATTCTCCCTATGATATCCAATAGAAGGTATTGGTTCTTGATTACCCTTGTTATACTCGTTTACATTATAGGGATGTTCGTTACCCTTTTTGAGAATGATTCTGCCCAGTTTGCCGTGATGGCCGTGCGCATGGTCCAAGAAAACGATTTCTTAAGCCTTTTCAAAGGACCTGAGGAATATTTGGATAAACCTCACATGCATTATTGGCTAGCGGCCATTTCCTTTAAAATATTTGGCCTCCATGATTGGGCATATCGTATTCCCGGAATACTGGCAACCCTTTTGGCGGCCTACAGTACTTATGGTTTGGGAAAGCTACTTTATAATGAGCATACTGGAAAGTTGGCCGCTCTTATATTTATGACAGCTCAAACCATTGTTCTAAGCGCAATCGATGTTCGTACCGATGCCGTGCTGACGGGATTCACTATTTTTTCTATCTGGCAGTTGGCCCGGTACATTCAATATAGAAGTTTGGTTGCTATAGTCTTAGGAGCCTTTGGTGCTGGAATTGCCTTCTCCACAAAAGGTCAAATAGCTCTTTTAGTAATCGGATTACCTTTATTATGTCATATAGCATACACCCGAAAATGGAAATCTTTTCTTAGCTGGAAAGTCGTTTTGGCTTTATTAATTTTCGCTCTTACAATAGCACCGATGCTCTATGCGTATTATCACCAGTTTGACTTACATCCAGAAAAGGTTATTAGGGGTAAGTCCGATCGCAGTGGAATCTTTTTTATTTTCTGGGAACAAAGTTTTGAACGGTTAAGCGGAGAGGGTATTGGAAAGAACAGCAGTGACTATTTTTTCTTTTTCCATACTTTTTTATGGGTCTTTATACCATGGACCATTATAGCAATCACGGCATATTGTTGTAGGGTAAAGACGTTTTTCAAACTTAAATTTGCCTACAATCCAAAATATGAATTTTTAGTCCTTGGCGGTATTACATTTGTATTTATCCTCATAAGTTTCGCACAATTTAAATTGCCTCATTATCTAAACGTGACCATCCCTTTATTCTCAATCCTTACAGCTTCTTATCTCTATAATCTATATCGATTTGACAAAAAGAGAGCGGTGAATGTGCTTCTGGGATGTCAATATTTTATTCTTGGAATTGTTTTTATCTCCTGCTCATTAATATGCTTCTTTGTATTTAAGCTTAAAACACCATGGGCCTGGGGAGTTTTGATATTTGCGGGACTTGTTACGATTTACTATGCTCTAAAAAGAGAGAATCATTATGTACGCCTTATAACAATTTCGGTTTGCGCTTCATTATTATTGAATACCGTGCTTAATCTGCATTTCTATCCAAATCTTTTGAACTATCAGGGAGGATCATCAATGGCCCAGATAGTTAAAGAAAAGGAAATACCTGTGGATAATATTTATAAAATTGGAAAGGACTATACCTGGGCTTTGGACTTTTATAACCAACACCCCGTAAAATTATCCAACCTTGATGCGGTCAAAGCTGCAAAAGATATATGGGTGTATGTTAATCAAAATGAATTGGAGGAATTGCGAAATGCCGGCGTAGATTGGGATAAGCAGTATTCCGTGAAACATTTTAGGATTACGCGCCTCCAGGCCAAATTTTTAAATCCGAATACTAGGTATAAAGTGCTTAACAACATGTACTTAGTGCATGTTTACTAACTTACATTCCCACTGTATTACTTTGATTGATTATTCACTTCCAAGCTGATTTTCTTAAAGTGGTACCATATTCCAATTAACGATATGACTGCCGTAATCAGAAAGAAAATTACACTGATACTTACAGAAATATTCTCATTCAATTTTAAAAAGGTAGCACCGTAGAAAAATGCAACTTCCCTACTTCCAATTCCACCGATAGTAATTGGTAAGACAGATACAATGGAGGAAATTAGAAAAATCAGAAGGTATGCGATTTGGTCCAATTCTATACCAAGAGCTTTCATAATCCACCAAACGGCGATTAATTGTGCAATTTGGATAAGTGCAGAATAACCCAACGATTTCCAAAAAACGTTTAAAACATAGTTAAAGAAATATTTGTTCAATAGCCAGAAGAGTGCAACCGCTAAGGGAATGGCGAGTATCAACAAAAATCTGATTGACTCAAGGCTTTCGCGTTCTAAGAGCGCTAACAAGAAACAGGCATACAGAAAGAGAAGGGTTAGTCCGCTGAGGCGGTCCAGCACCAGCACGCTAACTACTTTCTTGGTAGAAACTTCGAACCGTTTTCTTATTAAGTACCCTTTGTAGGCATCCCCACCAATGCCTCCCGGCAAAAACAAATTGTAAAACATCCCCAAAAAATAAAGTTGGAGGTTGCTTTTTTGAGTTAGTAAAACCCCGATATTGTGAAAATAGAGATTTAGCCTAAAAGCCGATATGAGTTTTGATAATGTAAAGAAACCCAAGGCAATTAATAAGAAGTAGGGATTACTCCTTTTTAAATTGAAAAAAATGGCACTTAAATCAATTTTGGAAAATATGAAGTAAACGAGCGCTACGCTTATAATTAGTTTAAATAGCGTAGTAAGAATTTTATTCCGTTTTGCCACCTACGCTTACTTTTTTAATACGATAAGGCCTCTTTTTTTGCGATTCGTAGTAGGTTCTTATCAAAAGTTCCATTACAATTCCAATGGTAAACAATTGAATACCTGCCAGAATGAACATCATTCCGAACATAAGTAAAGGGCGTGTCCCGATATCCTCGCCAAAACCAAGTTTTACGATAAGTAAATAAATATTGATTAGTACTCCCAATAGAATCATTAAAAACCCGAAAATCCCAAAAAGGTGAATAGGGCGTTGAAAGTATTTACGAATGAACAACAACAACATCATATCCGCAACTACCTTAAACACGCGTTCTAAACCATATTTGGAAACGCCGGCGTGCCGTGCATGGTGTTTTACCGGAACCTGTTTGATTTGCGCTCCCTCCAGATGGGCTAAAAGTGTGATGAACCTGTGCATTTCGCCATAAAGGTTCAGGTCTTTTGCAATACTTTTGTTGAATACCTTAAGTGCACAACCATTGTCCTTAATGTCTAATTTGGTAACACGTCGTACCAAAAAGTTGGCAATTTTTGAAGGAATCTTTTTGACTAGGGAATCCTTTCTCTTTTGTCTAATCCCGGTTACTACATCATATTCATCGTTTATGGCAAAGGAAAGCATTTGTGGGATATCGCTAGGGTCGTTTTGCAAGTCCCCGTCCATGGTAATGATATACTCGCCGCTGGCATAGTCCAAACCAGCAGCCAGTGCCAAACTTTGTCCATAATTCTTTTTTAATTCGAGAAGGTGGACTTTATCATCGCCCATATCCTTTACCACCTGCTTCGTTCTATCTGTAGAAAAGTCATCGATATAAACGATTTGATAGGAATACCCGCTAAGGCTTTCATGGATTTTTTGCGTTAAAAGTGCTACGTTCTCTTCTTCGTTGTACAGTGGAACAACAATTGATAAAAGTTCAGGAGTAACTATATCCATTAAGCTTTGTTTGGATTTTGGGCAAAGTTATGTTTTTTATCCCTAAGATGATAATTGACAAATAGTGGCTAGACTTTCTAAGTTTTCTAAGAGCTTTTGTAGGCTTGCATTAATTTTTTTGCCGCCATGAAAGGGGAGATTGAGCCCAACATAACTTCCTGTTGTAATTCTGGGAGTAATTTGGAGACCTTTTTGTTCCGTTTGAAATCGTCCGATAGGAGCCCTTGAATATGTTGTGTTAACCAACTTTTGTTCTGACGCTGTCTATTTTCATTAAAATAACCAGAACGCTTAGTTTCGGTTACATACTCCTTTACCACCTCCCATATATAGTCTATGCCCGTATTTTCCAGTGCGGAACAGGTAACGACTTTAGTGGTCCATCCATTGGTTTTGGGTGGGAATAAGTGCAATGCTCTTTTAAACTCGGCTTCTGCGTTTTTAGCAATCCTAACATTTTCGCCATCTGCTTTATTAATGGCAATGGCATCGGCCATTTCAATAATTCCTCTTTTTATGCCTTGTAATTCATCTCCCGCCCCGGCCAGTTTCAAGAGAAGAAAGAAATCTACCATGCTATGTACCGCTATTTCACTTTGACCAACACCAACAGTTTCCACAATAATAACATCATACCCGGCAGCTTCAAGTATAATAATACTCTCCCTTGTTTTTCGGGCAACACCACCCAGGGAGTCTCCTGACGGGGAAGGCCTGATAAAGACATTCTCGTTTTGAACCAATTCGTACATCCGGGTCTTATCACCTAAAATGCTACCTTTTGTCTGGCTGCTTGTTGGGTCTACGGTAAGTATGGCAACTTTGTTTCCTGTAGTTGCTATGAGGCTACCAAAACTTTCAATGAATGTACTTTTGCCAACTCCGGGAACACCGGAAACCCCAATGCGAACGGTATTTGATTCTTTTTTGAGGCAATTTTCAATAAGGGAGTTTGCTATCTTTTGATGGTCTGGATTGGTGCTCTCCACCATGGTGATAGCTTTGCTCAGCATCGCAATATCGTTGGCCAGAATCCCTTTTGTAAGCTCTGCGACGGAATACTTTTGGCCCACGTTTTTTCCGGTAGTTTCCAAATTTATTTATTGATAGGGATACTCACTTTTTGTTTGTCCCAACTTAAGGTAAGGTACAACTGCTCCTCATTTTTAAAGTCGATGGTAAAATTTTCTACCGGCTCCGGCAGTGGTTTAACCGGCACCTCTACCTGTAAAACATCTTTGTCGAAATCCCTGGTGGTTTCCTTGCCGCCACTTAAAAGGGTTACACCCCATTCAGGAATTTCTTTGTTATAGATGATTTTCCAACTTTCCTTACCGGGAATCGTCCAAAGGGAATATTTTCCAGCAGGTAAGGACTTGTCAATAATCATAATTTCTGCAGAATTAGAGAAAGTGGTGGGTTCATTGGCCCCTGTTCGCCACACTTGGCCATAAGGAACCAGTTCGCCAAAAATAACTCGGTCTTTTTTAGATGGACTAGAATAGTTTACTGAAAGCTCAGCACCCTCCAGTGTGTAGTTTGCAGTTTTCTCCGGACTGTTTTTCTTAGTCTGCTTTTTAAGGTAAGGCATACCGATAAAATAAAATAGTGCACCTAAGACAATCACAACAATTCCAAAACGCTTTAAAAATTTCATAGGTACTATATTTATTTAAACCCTTAGTTATTCTAAGGTACTAAATCAAACTTAAAGATGGCAATGTTGTTATACGTTTCCCCTGGTCTTAAAACACTTGAGGGAAAGTCACTTTGGTTGGGAGCATCCGGATAATTCTGAGTCTCAAAACAAATCCCGGGAAAATCGGGAGGAGTATACACGATCACAGCAGGTTGGTTGGTATATACTTTCAATGAAATTCCCGACTTATTGGAATAGAGCTCTGCAATCTTCTCACTACCAATATTCTTCACAAAAGGAGTGTCCAATCGTTTTACACCAATCTTTTTGGATAATAAAAAATTGTAGTCTGTATTCCTTACCGGTATCAAATTGCCCGTCGGTAATAATTTTTCTGTTGTCTCCAAGTAGTAGGGACAATTTAATTGCAGTTCATAGTCATCAACATAAGGGCTGTCATCTAATTTGAAATACGAATGGTTGGTAAGATTAACCACGGTACTTCTGTCCGTTACTGCCTCATGTACGATCTGCAATGCATTACCTACCAATTTATAGGTAACGGTGACGGTAAGGTTTCCAGGATAACCTTCTTCCAGGTGTTTACTTTTATAGGAAAGTTTTACGTAAGGATCATCTTCGTAGCGGACTTCCTCAATGTTCCAATATTTTTGGTTGAATCCTTCTTTACCACCATGTAAATGCACACCTTCCTCATGATACAAAAGAAACTTTTCCCTATCCAACTCAAAACCTCCATTTGAAATACGCCCTGCATAGCGTCCTACACAGGCACCCAAACAGTTCTCGTCCAAGCGATACCGACTGGGATGGTTAAACCCGACTACAACATTGGTGTATTTCCCGTCCGCCCCCTTTACCAGTAATTTCTGGACAATGGCACCATAATCCAGCACCATCAATGTCATAAAAGCGTTGGATATTGTAACTTGTTTCAATTGAAAATTTTTAAAGCGATGTGTAAAAATAGAAGTTTTTTGCAACATC
This sequence is a window from Maribacter aestuarii. Protein-coding genes within it:
- the mazG gene encoding nucleoside triphosphate pyrophosphohydrolase, with translation MNSRASQLASFDRLLTIMEELRLKCPWDKKQTIQTLRHLTIEETYELGDAILDNDLDEVRNELGDLLLHIVFYAKIGSETDSFDIGDVINGICEKLINRHPHIYGDVTVSNEEEVKQNWEKIKLKEGKISVLEGVPKSLPALVKANRIQDKVAGVGFDWEEPEQVFEKVQEELAELQQEVKAGDRDKIEAEFGDVLFSMINYSRFLGINPENALERTNKKFSKRFKYLEAEALKEGKSLQDMNLKEMDVHWEAAKKID
- a CDS encoding glycosyltransferase family 2 protein; this encodes MDIVTPELLSIVVPLYNEEENVALLTQKIHESLSGYSYQIVYIDDFSTDRTKQVVKDMGDDKVHLLELKKNYGQSLALAAGLDYASGEYIITMDGDLQNDPSDIPQMLSFAINDEYDVVTGIRQKRKDSLVKKIPSKIANFLVRRVTKLDIKDNGCALKVFNKSIAKDLNLYGEMHRFITLLAHLEGAQIKQVPVKHHARHAGVSKYGLERVFKVVADMMLLLFIRKYFQRPIHLFGIFGFLMILLGVLINIYLLIVKLGFGEDIGTRPLLMFGMMFILAGIQLFTIGIVMELLIRTYYESQKKRPYRIKKVSVGGKTE
- a CDS encoding MATE family efflux transporter, coding for MRQYTKEFRYTIKLSVPVILGMLGHTFVQFADNIMVGQLGTAELAAVSLGNSFVFIAMSLGIGFSTAITPLVAEADGAGNKDSAKSSLKHGLILCTMISVALFLLILLAKPLMYLMKQPQEVVSLAMPYLDLVALSLVPLVIFQAFKQFTEGLSETRYPMYATVIANVVNIVLNYLLIFGSFGFPKLGIVGAAIGTLVSRIIMVLYIWLLLKNKNKFHDYVTGFNFKKIEKRVMRKIIALGFPSALQMFFEVVIFTAAIWLSGVLGKNPQAANQIALNLSSMTFMFGMGLGVAAMIRVGNQKGLQNFKELRRIAQSIFFLTFLLEIIFAILFLLGRNWFPTLYLDINDVMNVADNNEVIYLAAQLLLVAAFFQISDGVQVVVLGALRGLQDVKIPTLITFVAYWGIGFPVSYYLGLHTNLESIGIWMGLLTGLTASAIMLYIRFNYLTRRLILKRDILHP
- a CDS encoding sugar phosphate isomerase/epimerase family protein produces the protein MNTRREFLIKSSLVSAGAFLIPNLLRANESRQVYGVQLYSFRDAMAKDAKGTLEKIASLGIKEIETARSQKGHYYGLSPTEMKNTCAGLGMKLKSGHVHLDANFDQTIEEAVASGQEYLICSSMPSKGQTIDNYKRVAEKFNKAGEACSMAGVKFGYHNHEYEFESENGKILYDVLMDNTQPDLVHMELDLGWVIIAGKDPLDYFEKYPGRFPLWHLKDMNMEKKESTELGKGGLDVRSMMKHKEQSGVKHIFIEQEEYESTPFESMEHNMKYLNNL
- a CDS encoding phosphatase PAP2 family protein, coding for MLEELLHLDQELFIYLNGLGNSSWDNFWQFISNKYSALPIYLFLLILTYRKFGLKKTIVVIVSVAILITISDQLSNLFKYGTTRLRPCHDPTISSVVRLVKSYCGGQYGYFSAHASNSFALAIFFGILLKSEFKNISLLLLIWAALVAYSRIYIGVHFPLDILTGAIIGSLLGWLFAKLYIFVIRKFSL
- a CDS encoding DUF2911 domain-containing protein; translation: MKFLKRFGIVVIVLGALFYFIGMPYLKKQTKKNSPEKTANYTLEGAELSVNYSSPSKKDRVIFGELVPYGQVWRTGANEPTTFSNSAEIMIIDKSLPAGKYSLWTIPGKESWKIIYNKEIPEWGVTLLSGGKETTRDFDKDVLQVEVPVKPLPEPVENFTIDFKNEEQLYLTLSWDKQKVSIPINK
- a CDS encoding ArnT family glycosyltransferase, translated to MISNRRYWFLITLVILVYIIGMFVTLFENDSAQFAVMAVRMVQENDFLSLFKGPEEYLDKPHMHYWLAAISFKIFGLHDWAYRIPGILATLLAAYSTYGLGKLLYNEHTGKLAALIFMTAQTIVLSAIDVRTDAVLTGFTIFSIWQLARYIQYRSLVAIVLGAFGAGIAFSTKGQIALLVIGLPLLCHIAYTRKWKSFLSWKVVLALLIFALTIAPMLYAYYHQFDLHPEKVIRGKSDRSGIFFIFWEQSFERLSGEGIGKNSSDYFFFFHTFLWVFIPWTIIAITAYCCRVKTFFKLKFAYNPKYEFLVLGGITFVFILISFAQFKLPHYLNVTIPLFSILTASYLYNLYRFDKKRAVNVLLGCQYFILGIVFISCSLICFFVFKLKTPWAWGVLIFAGLVTIYYALKRENHYVRLITISVCASLLLNTVLNLHFYPNLLNYQGGSSMAQIVKEKEIPVDNIYKIGKDYTWALDFYNQHPVKLSNLDAVKAAKDIWVYVNQNELEELRNAGVDWDKQYSVKHFRITRLQAKFLNPNTRYKVLNNMYLVHVY
- a CDS encoding lysylphosphatidylglycerol synthase transmembrane domain-containing protein produces the protein MAKRNKILTTLFKLIISVALVYFIFSKIDLSAIFFNLKRSNPYFLLIALGFFTLSKLISAFRLNLYFHNIGVLLTQKSNLQLYFLGMFYNLFLPGGIGGDAYKGYLIRKRFEVSTKKVVSVLVLDRLSGLTLLFLYACFLLALLERESLESIRFLLILAIPLAVALFWLLNKYFFNYVLNVFWKSLGYSALIQIAQLIAVWWIMKALGIELDQIAYLLIFLISSIVSVLPITIGGIGSREVAFFYGATFLKLNENISVSISVIFFLITAVISLIGIWYHFKKISLEVNNQSK
- a CDS encoding aldose epimerase family protein, whose amino-acid sequence is MKQVTISNAFMTLMVLDYGAIVQKLLVKGADGKYTNVVVGFNHPSRYRLDENCLGACVGRYAGRISNGGFELDREKFLLYHEEGVHLHGGKEGFNQKYWNIEEVRYEDDPYVKLSYKSKHLEEGYPGNLTVTVTYKLVGNALQIVHEAVTDRSTVVNLTNHSYFKLDDSPYVDDYELQLNCPYYLETTEKLLPTGNLIPVRNTDYNFLLSKKIGVKRLDTPFVKNIGSEKIAELYSNKSGISLKVYTNQPAVIVYTPPDFPGICFETQNYPDAPNQSDFPSSVLRPGETYNNIAIFKFDLVP
- the meaB gene encoding methylmalonyl Co-A mutase-associated GTPase MeaB, which codes for METTGKNVGQKYSVAELTKGILANDIAMLSKAITMVESTNPDHQKIANSLIENCLKKESNTVRIGVSGVPGVGKSTFIESFGSLIATTGNKVAILTVDPTSSQTKGSILGDKTRMYELVQNENVFIRPSPSGDSLGGVARKTRESIIILEAAGYDVIIVETVGVGQSEIAVHSMVDFFLLLKLAGAGDELQGIKRGIIEMADAIAINKADGENVRIAKNAEAEFKRALHLFPPKTNGWTTKVVTCSALENTGIDYIWEVVKEYVTETKRSGYFNENRQRQNKSWLTQHIQGLLSDDFKRNKKVSKLLPELQQEVMLGSISPFMAAKKLMQAYKSS
- a CDS encoding DUF5050 domain-containing protein encodes the protein MSSLKVYPVIFLMMYMLIPSIKAQQKDSTKTDITTLESTLETIDIRTMDRKIVLKTNSHIEAPNWSPDGKTMIYNSDGLLYSIPVSGGQSKLIPTGFARRINNDHGISPDGKQLVISDQTETGKSLIYTLPINGGTPTKITEKGPSYWHGWSPNGKTLAYCAERNGNYDIYTIPVEGGEELRLTSAKGLDDGPDYAPDGKKIYFNSSRTGTMQIWRMNVDGSNQEQITTDELHDWFPHPSPDGKWIAYVTFNTDVPADQHPANKNVMLRIMNLETKEINTMANLFGGQGTINVPSWSPDSTEVAFVSYKLK